A genomic segment from Bradyrhizobium diazoefficiens USDA 110 encodes:
- the ftsZ gene encoding cell division protein FtsZ has product MASNTDIHEMKARIVVFGVGGAGGNAVNNMITAGLQGVEFVVANTDAQALAMSKATRLIQLGTTVTAGLGAGSQPELGRAAAEEVIDTIREHLTGAHMVFVTAGMGGGTGTGAAPIIARTARELGILTIGVVTKPFYFEGQRRMRFAEAGVEELLKTVDTLLIIPNQNLFRVASEKTTFADAFALADQVLYSGVACISDLIVKEGLINLDFADVLSVMKEKGKAMMGRGEASGEKRVLAAAVAAISNPLIENPSIKRASGLIISITGGRDLMLYEVDEAATRIRDEADPDANIIVGASFDESLEGIVRVSVVATGIDNLDPAQQALPVETALTQLAGRLRNDGRRIADRIERSAPLPQAASPPLRPQPHHPVGPPARPGLDYAPQAALQPLDPYGRAPARNLPDEAALDIPAFLRRAAN; this is encoded by the coding sequence ATGGCAAGCAATACCGATATCCATGAAATGAAGGCCCGCATCGTCGTCTTCGGCGTCGGCGGCGCCGGCGGCAATGCCGTCAACAACATGATCACGGCCGGGCTGCAAGGAGTCGAGTTCGTGGTCGCCAACACCGACGCGCAGGCGCTGGCGATGTCGAAGGCGACGCGCCTCATCCAGCTCGGCACAACGGTCACCGCAGGCCTCGGCGCCGGCTCGCAGCCGGAATTGGGACGCGCCGCAGCCGAGGAGGTCATCGATACGATCCGCGAGCACCTGACCGGCGCGCACATGGTGTTCGTGACGGCCGGCATGGGCGGCGGCACCGGCACCGGGGCTGCACCGATCATCGCCAGGACCGCGCGCGAGCTCGGCATCCTCACCATCGGCGTGGTCACCAAGCCGTTCTACTTCGAGGGCCAGCGCCGCATGCGCTTTGCCGAAGCCGGCGTCGAGGAGCTGCTGAAGACGGTCGACACCCTCTTGATCATCCCGAACCAGAACCTGTTCCGGGTGGCCAGCGAGAAGACCACGTTCGCCGATGCCTTCGCCCTTGCCGACCAGGTGCTCTATTCGGGCGTGGCCTGCATCAGCGACCTCATCGTCAAGGAAGGTCTGATCAATCTCGATTTTGCCGACGTCCTCTCCGTCATGAAGGAGAAGGGCAAGGCGATGATGGGACGGGGCGAGGCTTCCGGCGAGAAGCGCGTGCTCGCCGCCGCCGTGGCCGCGATCTCCAATCCGCTGATCGAGAATCCCTCGATCAAGCGTGCCAGTGGCCTCATCATCTCCATCACCGGCGGCAGGGATCTCATGCTGTACGAGGTCGACGAAGCCGCGACCCGCATTCGCGACGAGGCCGATCCGGACGCCAACATCATCGTCGGCGCGTCGTTTGACGAAAGCCTCGAAGGCATCGTCCGCGTCTCGGTGGTTGCGACCGGAATCGATAATCTCGATCCGGCGCAGCAGGCGCTACCGGTGGAAACCGCCCTCACCCAGCTCGCCGGCAGGCTGCGCAACGACGGCCGTCGCATCGCCGATCGCATCGAGCGCAGTGCTCCCCTTCCGCAAGCGGCAAGCCCGCCGCTCCGCCCGCAGCCGCACCACCCCGTGGGGCCACCGGCAAGGCCGGGTCTGGACTATGCGCCGCAGGCGGCGCTTCAGCCGCTCGATCCTTACGGCCGCGCCCCTGCGCGCAATCTGCCCGACGAGGCCGCTCTCGATATCCCGGCCTTCCTGCGCCGCGCCGCCAACTGA